GTATTGTTTATTTTGTTCAGTTTCAATTCATATGAAAATCTATAAATAATTAGATGAAAGCAAAATATTATGTGATTGTACATATCTTGATAATGAACGTTTCAAATTAGTTGTTTATATATACGTAGATCTTGTTTTGAAAAATCTATGTGAAAGTAAggctgaattttttttgggaaaaaaaatggcttTCCTACATCTAAGTTgtaaaaggaaaacgaaaaataaaagagaaaattttaatgTTTAAAATGTTATGTTACATATATTTAGCGAATAATTTATATATGGATTATTGTGCATAATCTAGGGAAACTCTGAATCCGCATATCCAGTTCTTATACACGTACTACATtctatttgaaatatatataatcatGTGAAATAACTTTTTTGATCTAATTATACGTAGATATTTGGAGATATCTATgtataattaaatcaaaaaagTTACATTCCATAattgctcatttttttttataataaatgtgCATATTGATTGTATTTTGAAATGCCCATATGAAAAGAAGGATAAAAGTTATATTTTATGATCGTGATACTAGCAAATTACTAAAAGACAatgtataaatataaatatttaaccGTAGAAAACAACTACTTTGAGAAGACCCTATGACACGATTGTGTATATTTCATCACTATATAATGTTAGAGAATCATTGAAAAGTTATGTAGCATAAGAACCTTTTTGTAATAAACAAACGAGtcaataaaaagaatttccatCACATCAGACTTGAATTATAGCTCATCTTTTCCagttaaatgaaaattacaaatcaGAAAAcatttagtattaaaaaaaatgaaagaacccATCAGACTTCAAGCTGCTCAAGCTGGACAGCCTTTTGGCCTTCAGAGGGGCCGTCTCCAAGACAGCCCTCGAGGTGATCAGACAAGCAGGAGCTGTCGATGTTCTCCCGATGGTAGGACTTGCAGACGAAGTAGATCACTGTCTGCACGACCAAATCGAAGAGCACCAGCATCGACAGCAACATCAAGCAGATCAACCCAACCCCAATCTTGACTCCAATAGGAACCAAGTCGAAGAACACATGGGATTCAAACAGAGCCTGAACCAGCACGGAGTACACCAAGACACCAAGAAAACACCAAACGGATAGATCCATCTTGCCCTTTATCAATCCCTTGCTCTTCACTATCGCCTTCCTTCCATACGCATCTTCAAGAACCGAGATCACACTCGCCATTTGCCAAATCATGGTGATATAAACAAGCCCCACGACGGACAAGATCAAGAGAATGACTGCCACGGCAATCCCAAGTGCAGGGCCAACTGCAAATTGCCTCACCATGACGAGCCATGCGATCAAAAGCCCTACAGCCACATCATTGTACCCAAAGAAGAGTGCGAAGCACCAGAAAAAAGTGACCATGAGCCTCTTCCACACTCTGGGCACGACACTCATGATCTTCTTGAAAGTAATCTGCTTGGCGGCGAAAACGCAAGCCACTGTGTAGACGACAGCCGCTGTCGAAAgcagagagaagatgaagactAGGACAAAGTAGCCAAGCCTGACGAACCAGAAGGCGACCCACTCGTTCTCGAGCATTGGGGACAGGTCCCTGTAATTTGTGTCTTCCTCCCGGATGTCGTTTTGGGTGATCTCGTGGTCGAGGATGTTGAAGGAGAGGAGCTGCGAGACCAAGGAGTGGGCGAGGAAAATGATACAGAGAGGGAGGATGAGCGTGAGCGTGATCTGGGCAAAGATCTTCCTCCATTTGACGATGATCTCTGAGGTCTCTCTGTAGACGCCGAGGAACCCAAGGAATTGCAGTTCGTTCAGGTCTCTGTCCATCGTCTCTTTCGCACAGAGAAATCAAGAACGAGTGAAATGATCGATGCGTCGAGAGACTGAGATATTTCGTGAAGCAGAACAGGCGAAGAGATTCAGAGACTCAAATTCTTATAAAAGGGTCTTGAGAAGAACGACCACAGAGTgaattgataaatgaaaatgattaagTGACGGTCACCACCGTGGAAATAACATAttgttttggattaaaaaaaaaaaaaaagataacaaataacTAGAAAGGTAAATGATTAAATGACAATCTTTAATCCATTGTAATAATAACAATCGACATGTTTTTCTCACGGGTACTCAAAGACTCTTACGCTAGCAAGACCCAATCAATAATGGCAAAAGAAATCACATGGAAAAGTACAAATCTAAAGAGAAAGTTCAActcattcaaatttcaaagtcttccCTCTTCTTATCCCCTGTCTTCACGATATTACTATCTTTATTGAGTCTTGCTAGTATAATAGTCTTTGGGGTATGATATCAATTACGTTGTGTGCCACAAATTATTATGAggtatttttaaaaagtggatcgaataataattttttaactattttttttttgtgtcccAAACAAATTGTTATTATCACAGTGGATTAAAGACTGTCATTTAATCATTTTGATTCACTTCCATCGGTATCGGCTCGAAGCTTTCCAGGTTTCTTGATTTTGCATGATTGATTTTAGCGTGAAACATGTGGATAGGTTTTGGCCTTTCCTTCTTGGCCATGGAATTGAGCCGAATCGATGCTATTTGGTCTCCGTGTCAGAG
Above is a window of Eucalyptus grandis isolate ANBG69807.140 chromosome 9, ASM1654582v1, whole genome shotgun sequence DNA encoding:
- the LOC120288265 gene encoding uncharacterized protein LOC120288265 — protein: MDRDLNELQFLGFLGVYRETSEIIVKWRKIFAQITLTLILPLCIIFLAHSLVSQLLSFNILDHEITQNDIREEDTNYRDLSPMLENEWVAFWFVRLGYFVLVFIFSLLSTAAVVYTVACVFAAKQITFKKIMSVVPRVWKRLMVTFFWCFALFFGYNDVAVGLLIAWLVMVRQFAVGPALGIAVAVILLILSVVGLVYITMIWQMASVISVLEDAYGRKAIVKSKGLIKGKMDLSVWCFLGVLVYSVLVQALFESHVFFDLVPIGVKIGVGLICLMLLSMLVLFDLVVQTVIYFVCKSYHRENIDSSCLSDHLEGCLGDGPSEGQKAVQLEQLEV